A window of the Streptomyces sp. NBC_01351 genome harbors these coding sequences:
- a CDS encoding ATP-binding cassette domain-containing protein, which produces MGPQAGGGEVTITVSDARGATTLVKLTDVSKYYGNIRALQGVSLEVSAGEITCVLGDNGAGKSTLIKIIAGLYRHDSGTFEIEGEETVLANPRAALDLGIATVYQDLAVVPLMPVWRNFFLGSEPTKGRGPFRRLDVEFMRETTRAELLRMGIDLRDVDQPIGTLSGGERQCVAIARAVYFGAKVLVLDEPTAALGVKQSGVVLKYVAAARDAGLGVVLITHNPHHAHLVGDRFVLLKRGTMAGSHTRDSITLDELTRQMAGGSELDELSHELARVAESGPDDGSGSTSSSSDRDDTTR; this is translated from the coding sequence ATGGGTCCGCAAGCGGGCGGAGGCGAAGTGACCATCACAGTGTCCGATGCGAGGGGCGCGACCACCCTGGTGAAGCTGACCGACGTCAGCAAGTACTACGGAAACATCCGCGCCCTCCAAGGGGTCTCCCTGGAGGTCTCGGCGGGCGAGATCACCTGCGTGCTGGGCGACAACGGCGCCGGCAAGTCCACCCTCATCAAGATCATCGCGGGGCTGTACCGGCACGACTCCGGAACCTTCGAGATCGAGGGGGAGGAGACCGTACTCGCCAACCCGCGCGCCGCCCTCGACCTGGGCATCGCGACCGTCTACCAGGACCTCGCCGTGGTCCCCCTCATGCCGGTCTGGCGGAACTTCTTCCTCGGCTCCGAGCCCACCAAGGGCCGCGGCCCCTTCCGCCGCCTCGACGTGGAGTTCATGCGCGAGACCACCCGCGCCGAGCTGCTGCGCATGGGCATCGACCTGCGCGACGTCGACCAGCCCATCGGCACCCTGTCCGGCGGCGAGCGGCAGTGCGTGGCCATCGCCCGGGCCGTCTACTTCGGCGCGAAGGTCCTCGTACTCGACGAGCCCACCGCGGCCCTCGGCGTCAAGCAGTCCGGAGTGGTCCTCAAGTACGTCGCCGCGGCCCGCGACGCCGGCCTCGGCGTGGTCCTGATCACCCACAACCCGCACCACGCCCACCTGGTCGGGGACCGCTTCGTCCTCCTCAAGCGCGGCACCATGGCGGGCAGCCACACCCGCGACTCGATCACCCTCGACGAGCTCACCCGGCAGATGGCGGGCGGCTCCGAGCTCGACGAACTGAGCCAC
- a CDS encoding ABC transporter permease, whose amino-acid sequence MSATATADERLAPTSLVRRLLGRPELGAVVGAAAVFVFFSFAADSFLQASSLSTILYSASTIGIMAVPVAMLMIGGEFDLSAGVMVTTSALLSSMFSYQMTANVWVGVMVSLLVTLAVGFFNGFMLTRTKLPSFIITLGTFLMLTGLNLGFTKLISGSVSTKTIADMEGFPSAHALFASQWTIGSVTLKVTILWWLALVAVATWILLRTRAGNWIFAVGGGADAARAVGVPVVKTRIGLYMGVALCAWISGQHILFSFDVVQSGEGVGNEFLYIIAAVIGGCLMTGGYGSAIGSAVGAFIFGMTSNGIVYAQWNPDWFKFFLGAMLLLATLLNAWVRKRAEAK is encoded by the coding sequence ATGAGCGCCACGGCCACCGCGGACGAACGGCTCGCGCCGACCTCGCTCGTCCGCAGGCTGCTGGGCCGCCCCGAGCTCGGCGCGGTCGTCGGCGCCGCAGCCGTCTTCGTCTTCTTCTCCTTCGCCGCCGACAGCTTCCTGCAGGCCTCCAGCCTGAGCACGATCCTGTACTCGGCCTCCACCATCGGGATCATGGCCGTGCCCGTGGCCATGCTGATGATCGGCGGCGAGTTCGACCTCTCCGCCGGTGTCATGGTCACCACATCGGCGCTGCTGAGCTCGATGTTCAGCTACCAGATGACCGCCAACGTCTGGGTCGGCGTCATGGTGTCGCTGCTGGTCACGCTGGCCGTCGGCTTCTTCAACGGTTTCATGCTGACCCGCACCAAGCTGCCCAGCTTCATCATCACGCTCGGCACCTTCCTGATGCTGACCGGCCTGAACCTCGGCTTCACCAAGCTGATCAGCGGCTCGGTCTCCACCAAGACCATCGCCGACATGGAGGGCTTCCCCTCCGCCCACGCCCTCTTCGCCTCGCAGTGGACCATCGGCTCGGTCACCCTCAAGGTGACCATCCTGTGGTGGCTGGCCCTGGTCGCCGTGGCCACCTGGATCCTGCTGCGCACCCGAGCCGGGAACTGGATCTTCGCCGTGGGCGGCGGGGCGGACGCGGCCCGCGCGGTCGGCGTCCCGGTCGTGAAGACCCGTATCGGGCTCTACATGGGCGTGGCCCTGTGCGCCTGGATCTCCGGCCAGCACATCCTCTTCTCGTTCGACGTGGTCCAGTCGGGCGAGGGCGTCGGCAACGAGTTCCTGTACATCATCGCGGCCGTCATCGGCGGCTGTCTGATGACCGGAGGCTACGGCTCCGCCATCGGCTCGGCCGTCGGCGCCTTCATCTTCGGCATGACCAGCAACGGCATCGTCTACGCCCAGTGGAACCCTGACTGGTTCAAATTCTTCCTCGGCGCGATGCTCCTGCTCGCGACGCTGCTCAACGCATGGGTCCGCAAGCGGGCGGAGGCGAAGTGA
- a CDS encoding sugar ABC transporter substrate-binding protein, whose product MARVGTGVRVVGAVLAAVLGASLAGCSSTGGKRAEERAKAEAQGRPAVSTPRWTFAMVTHAGDGDTFWDIVQKGAKEAAAKDNINFVYAHDDQAQQQAQFVQNAIDQKVDGIIVSLAKPEALKDVIAKAVKAGIPVITVNSGSEQSAAYGALTHIGQDEQIAGEAVGTELSERGRKKAVCVLHEQGNVGHEQRCAGAKKTFGGVMENLYVEGTNMPSVQAALQAKLQADPSIDAILTLGAPFAPTAVKAKEAAGSKAEVDTFDLNESVARDLKSGALGFAVDQQPYLQGYEAVDLLWLYRYNADVLGGGRPVLTGPQIVTGAEAAELEDFIKRGRR is encoded by the coding sequence GTGGCTAGGGTTGGGACAGGGGTACGCGTCGTCGGCGCCGTGCTCGCGGCGGTACTGGGAGCCTCGCTCGCGGGCTGCAGCAGTACGGGCGGCAAGCGGGCCGAGGAGCGGGCGAAGGCCGAGGCGCAGGGCCGGCCCGCCGTGTCCACCCCGCGCTGGACCTTCGCGATGGTCACCCACGCGGGCGACGGCGACACCTTCTGGGACATCGTCCAGAAGGGCGCCAAGGAGGCCGCGGCGAAGGACAACATCAACTTCGTCTACGCCCACGACGACCAGGCCCAGCAGCAGGCACAGTTCGTGCAGAACGCGATCGACCAGAAGGTCGACGGGATCATCGTCAGCCTCGCCAAGCCCGAGGCCCTCAAGGACGTCATCGCCAAGGCCGTCAAGGCCGGCATCCCGGTGATCACCGTCAACTCCGGATCCGAACAGTCCGCCGCGTACGGCGCCCTGACCCACATCGGCCAGGACGAGCAGATCGCGGGCGAGGCGGTCGGCACCGAGCTGTCCGAGCGGGGCCGCAAGAAGGCGGTCTGCGTCCTGCACGAGCAGGGCAACGTGGGCCACGAGCAGCGCTGCGCCGGGGCCAAGAAGACCTTCGGCGGAGTGATGGAGAACCTGTACGTCGAGGGCACCAACATGCCCTCCGTGCAGGCCGCCCTCCAGGCCAAGCTCCAGGCCGACCCCTCCATCGACGCGATCCTGACCCTCGGCGCGCCCTTCGCCCCCACGGCGGTCAAGGCGAAGGAAGCGGCCGGCAGCAAGGCCGAGGTGGACACCTTCGACCTCAACGAGTCCGTCGCCCGCGACCTGAAGTCCGGCGCCCTCGGCTTCGCCGTCGACCAGCAGCCCTACCTCCAGGGCTACGAGGCCGTCGACCTGCTCTGGCTCTACCGCTACAACGCGGACGTACTGGGCGGCGGTCGCCCGGTCCTCACCGGACCGCAGATCGTCACCGGCGCCGAGGCCGCCGAGCTGGAGGACTTCATCAAGCGGGGCAGGCGATGA
- a CDS encoding Gfo/Idh/MocA family protein, with amino-acid sequence MRIGLIGTGRIGSFHAAALARHPEAGSLLLADADPARAARLADRLGATAAPSVEQVFTWGVDAVVVASATDAHADLVVRAVRGGLPVFCEKPLAPDLERTLAALREVRAAGGVLQVGFMRRFDAGYRTARELVRSGALGRLHTVRTMTADPAPPTAEYLATSGGLYRDCLVHDFDMVRWVTGHEVVEVYAAGSDAGPPRFRETGDIDTAAAVLTLDDGTLVTSTGARCNGAGYDVRMELAGELDQVSAGLDDRTPIASTEPHGPPPASKPWTGFLERFAPAYEAELAAFVHLVRGDGANPCDGPEALAALRVAEACELSRRERRRVRLEELPDL; translated from the coding sequence ATGCGCATCGGGCTCATCGGAACGGGCCGGATCGGCTCCTTCCACGCGGCGGCACTGGCCCGCCACCCGGAGGCGGGCTCGCTCCTGCTCGCGGACGCCGATCCCGCGCGGGCGGCGCGCCTCGCCGACCGGCTCGGGGCCACCGCCGCGCCCTCCGTGGAGCAGGTCTTCACCTGGGGCGTGGACGCGGTGGTGGTGGCCTCGGCGACCGACGCGCACGCGGACCTGGTCGTACGGGCGGTGCGCGGCGGGCTGCCGGTGTTCTGCGAGAAGCCGCTGGCCCCGGACCTGGAGCGGACCCTGGCGGCGCTGCGCGAGGTGAGGGCCGCGGGCGGGGTGCTCCAGGTGGGCTTCATGCGCCGCTTCGACGCCGGCTACCGCACGGCGCGTGAGCTGGTGCGTTCGGGCGCGCTGGGCCGGCTCCACACCGTACGGACGATGACGGCCGATCCGGCTCCGCCGACCGCCGAGTACCTGGCGACCTCGGGCGGGCTGTACCGGGACTGCCTCGTGCACGACTTCGACATGGTGCGCTGGGTGACCGGGCACGAGGTGGTCGAGGTGTACGCGGCCGGGTCGGACGCGGGGCCGCCGCGGTTCCGGGAGACCGGCGACATCGACACGGCGGCGGCCGTCCTCACCCTGGACGACGGGACGCTCGTCACCTCGACCGGGGCCCGGTGCAACGGTGCCGGGTACGACGTACGGATGGAGCTGGCCGGGGAGCTGGACCAGGTCTCGGCCGGGCTGGACGACCGTACGCCGATCGCCTCGACGGAACCGCACGGTCCGCCCCCGGCGAGCAAGCCGTGGACGGGCTTCCTGGAGCGGTTCGCCCCCGCGTACGAGGCCGAGCTGGCGGCCTTCGTGCACCTGGTGCGGGGCGACGGCGCCAATCCGTGCGACGGCCCGGAGGCGCTCGCCGCGCTGCGGGTGGCGGAGGCGTGCGAGCTCTCGCGGCGGGAGCGGCGCCGGGTCCGGCTGGAGGAGCTCCCGGACCTGTGA
- a CDS encoding cytochrome P450 family protein: MPVVDISANAADFNADPHAFYTRLRETGPVHRIAAPAGEYEPTWIVVGHEEARQALNHPGLVKDWRSSGRFPDALAAATNANMLESDPPRHTRLRRLVAREFTARRVEAMRPRVQQITDELLDAMAARPERGADLVKALAFPLPMTVICELLGVPDLDRYRFSAWSREIVAPSTGSPDGSVHRQLSGYLAELVEAKAKDPGEDLLSALIRTREEDGDALSPDEVIGMAFLLLVAGHETTVNLIGNGVRALLAHPDQLADLRADCDGLLDDAIEEMLRYEGPVQNATYRYAREDVDLGAAVIPAGATVLVSLASADRDPAKYADPDTFNIRRAPQGHLAFGHGLHFCIGAPLARMEGRIALRGLLERFPELEEDPAGGPPLWQRGSLMRGVTRLPVRW; this comes from the coding sequence ATGCCAGTAGTGGACATCAGCGCGAACGCCGCCGACTTCAACGCCGACCCCCACGCGTTCTACACGCGATTACGGGAGACCGGACCGGTCCACCGGATCGCAGCCCCGGCCGGCGAGTACGAGCCCACCTGGATCGTCGTCGGCCACGAAGAGGCCCGCCAGGCCCTGAACCACCCGGGCCTGGTGAAGGACTGGCGCAGTTCCGGCCGTTTCCCGGACGCCTTGGCCGCGGCCACCAACGCGAACATGCTGGAGTCCGACCCGCCCCGCCACACCCGGCTGCGCCGGCTGGTCGCCCGTGAGTTCACCGCCCGCCGGGTCGAGGCCATGCGACCCCGGGTCCAGCAGATCACCGACGAACTCCTCGACGCGATGGCCGCCCGGCCGGAGCGCGGCGCCGACCTGGTCAAGGCCCTCGCCTTCCCGCTGCCGATGACCGTGATCTGCGAGCTGCTCGGCGTCCCCGACCTGGACCGCTACCGCTTCAGCGCCTGGTCCCGCGAGATCGTCGCGCCGAGCACCGGCAGCCCCGACGGCAGTGTGCACAGGCAGCTGAGCGGCTACCTCGCGGAGCTCGTCGAGGCCAAGGCCAAGGACCCCGGCGAGGACCTGCTCAGCGCCCTGATCCGGACCCGCGAGGAGGACGGGGACGCCCTGTCCCCCGACGAGGTGATCGGGATGGCCTTCCTGCTGCTCGTCGCGGGCCACGAGACCACCGTGAACCTGATCGGCAACGGCGTGCGCGCCCTCCTCGCCCACCCCGACCAGCTGGCCGACCTGCGCGCGGACTGCGACGGGCTCCTCGACGACGCCATCGAGGAGATGCTCCGCTACGAGGGCCCCGTCCAGAACGCCACCTACCGCTACGCCCGGGAGGACGTGGACCTCGGCGCCGCCGTCATCCCGGCCGGGGCCACCGTCCTCGTCTCGCTGGCCTCCGCCGACCGCGATCCGGCGAAGTACGCGGACCCCGACACCTTCAACATCCGGCGCGCCCCGCAGGGGCACCTGGCCTTCGGGCACGGCCTGCACTTCTGCATCGGCGCCCCGCTGGCCCGGATGGAGGGCCGCATCGCGCTCCGGGGCCTGCTGGAGCGCTTCCCGGAGCTGGAGGAGGACCCCGCCGGCGGACCCCCGCTCTGGCAGCGGGGCAGTCTGATGCGGGGCGTGACCCGGCTCCCCGTGCGCTGGTAG
- a CDS encoding DMT family transporter, giving the protein MTAIAPVLETPRRAWLADLPVLAVAVVWGGSYLAAKGITTAHTVIAVLVLRFALVLPVLVVAGWARLRALSPAQLRGAGGLGLVLGGIFLLETYGVVHTSATNAGLIISLTMIFTPLAEAAVKRRVPSVGFLGAAGVSVAGVVLLTQGAGFTAPSLGDLLILGAAFARTLHVLLMARVKAVQDADSLSLTTVQLGGAVLVFAVLAAVPGTGESPWAVALDFGVAEWAGLAFLSVFCTLFAFFVQMWAVRRTSPSRVSLLLGTEPLWAAAAGIAIGGEHLAPLGFAGAALVLAGTAWGRRAATG; this is encoded by the coding sequence TTGACCGCGATCGCACCCGTCCTCGAAACCCCCCGCAGAGCCTGGCTCGCGGATCTGCCCGTCCTGGCCGTCGCCGTCGTGTGGGGCGGCAGTTATCTGGCCGCCAAGGGCATCACCACCGCCCACACCGTCATCGCCGTGCTCGTCCTGCGGTTCGCGCTCGTGCTGCCCGTGCTGGTCGTCGCCGGGTGGGCCAGGCTGCGGGCACTGAGCCCCGCGCAGCTGCGCGGCGCCGGGGGACTGGGCCTCGTACTCGGCGGGATCTTCCTCCTGGAGACCTACGGGGTCGTCCACACCTCCGCCACCAACGCCGGGCTCATCATCAGCCTGACCATGATCTTCACGCCGCTGGCCGAGGCCGCGGTGAAGCGGCGGGTGCCGTCCGTCGGGTTCCTCGGGGCCGCCGGCGTCTCCGTCGCCGGGGTCGTCCTGCTGACGCAGGGCGCCGGGTTCACCGCGCCCAGCCTCGGCGACCTGCTGATCCTCGGCGCCGCCTTCGCCCGGACCCTGCACGTCCTGCTCATGGCCCGCGTCAAGGCCGTCCAGGACGCCGACTCGTTGTCCCTGACCACCGTGCAGCTCGGCGGCGCCGTCCTCGTGTTCGCCGTACTGGCCGCCGTGCCGGGGACGGGGGAGAGCCCCTGGGCCGTCGCCCTGGACTTCGGGGTGGCCGAGTGGGCCGGGCTCGCCTTCCTCTCCGTCTTCTGCACCCTCTTCGCCTTCTTCGTGCAGATGTGGGCCGTACGCCGGACCTCGCCCTCCCGCGTCAGCCTGCTCCTCGGCACCGAACCCCTCTGGGCGGCCGCCGCCGGCATCGCCATCGGCGGCGAGCACCTCGCCCCGCTCGGCTTCGCGGGCGCGGCCCTCGTCCTCGCCGGCACCGCCTGGGGCCGCCGCGCCGCCACCGGCTGA
- a CDS encoding dihydrofolate reductase family protein, producing the protein MGKLTLTTFLSLDGVMQAPGGPEEDRSGGFEYGGWVVPYADEGMGEFVTEVFERAGAFLLGRRTYEIFASYWPDHDDPADPVPAKLNRLPKYVASTTLKEPAWGPATVIDGEQLQSEIVRVKDALEGELQVHGSGQLAQWLLARDLVDELNLLVFPVFLGGGRRLFPTGGLATAFELTGSRTTSSGIAVHTYRTNGRATFGTFMD; encoded by the coding sequence ATGGGCAAGCTGACCCTCACCACCTTCCTGAGCCTCGACGGAGTCATGCAGGCCCCCGGAGGGCCCGAGGAGGACCGCAGCGGCGGGTTCGAGTACGGCGGCTGGGTCGTGCCGTACGCCGACGAGGGGATGGGGGAGTTCGTCACCGAGGTCTTCGAACGGGCCGGGGCGTTCCTGCTCGGGCGGCGGACCTACGAGATCTTCGCGAGCTACTGGCCGGACCACGACGACCCGGCCGACCCCGTGCCGGCGAAGCTGAACCGGCTGCCGAAGTACGTGGCCTCGACCACCCTCAAGGAGCCGGCCTGGGGCCCGGCCACCGTGATCGACGGGGAGCAGCTGCAGAGCGAGATCGTCCGCGTCAAGGACGCGCTGGAGGGGGAGCTGCAGGTGCACGGGAGCGGGCAGCTCGCGCAGTGGCTGCTGGCCCGGGATCTGGTGGACGAGCTGAACCTGCTGGTCTTCCCGGTGTTTCTGGGAGGCGGGCGGAGGCTGTTCCCGACGGGCGGGCTGGCGACCGCCTTCGAGCTGACGGGCTCCCGGACCACCTCCAGTGGGATCGCCGTCCACACCTACCGGACGAACGGGCGGGCCACCTTCGGCACGTTCATGGACTGA
- a CDS encoding HD domain-containing protein: protein MTPTALLSRALSGSAEPSLLPLPDEVAELLEVLGAPPRLAAHLRAVHDVAHQLVDWVERCHPAAAFDREAVLFGAATHDVGKTVHVSELSGPGSAHEEAGRDLLLGHGFSPERARFAANHASWSDPGVGLEDLLVSLADKIWKDKRVPELEDLVVARLAEASGRAAWEEFLALDELLASIGDQADRRLAFQASFPILG from the coding sequence ATGACGCCAACCGCCCTCCTGTCCAGAGCCCTGAGCGGCAGTGCCGAACCCTCCCTGCTCCCGCTGCCGGACGAGGTGGCAGAGCTCCTGGAGGTCCTGGGGGCACCGCCGCGGCTCGCCGCGCACCTGCGAGCGGTCCACGATGTCGCGCACCAGCTGGTCGACTGGGTGGAACGCTGCCACCCCGCTGCCGCCTTCGACCGCGAAGCGGTGCTGTTCGGGGCGGCGACGCACGACGTGGGGAAGACCGTCCACGTGTCCGAGCTCTCCGGACCCGGGTCGGCGCACGAGGAGGCCGGGCGGGACCTGTTGCTCGGCCACGGCTTCAGCCCGGAACGGGCCCGCTTCGCCGCCAACCACGCGTCATGGTCGGATCCCGGAGTCGGTCTGGAGGACCTGCTCGTGAGCCTGGCCGACAAGATCTGGAAGGACAAGCGCGTCCCCGAGCTGGAGGACCTCGTCGTGGCCCGCCTGGCGGAGGCGAGCGGCCGGGCGGCCTGGGAGGAGTTCCTCGCGCTCGACGAACTCCTCGCCAGCATCGGTGACCAGGCCGACCGGCGCCTCGCGTTCCAGGCATCGTTCCCGATCCTGGGCTGA
- a CDS encoding ArsR/SmtB family transcription factor, with protein sequence MISFGLDADDLADTRFALSPLQDTVLSLRVLREPGLSVLHTPWRRSVVQRIGGTLDTALLTALVAQHRTLPDFLTPRPERFSATFVEELAVVRRTPAAIVRRDLIDAHDPDPLPAPLLAAIADEGAVIALRDTICELLHHYWTLAIQPSWPAMRLVLEADMTYRARQLAVGGARRLFADMHPNLRWEGGILRIDNVFGDFHIPAAGRGLLLVPSVFAHKPAPPVTADQPPALAYPSRGVATLWSTPRPPDATGLTKLLGAPKATLLALLEAPLPTVEIARRLQVTPSAVSQHLAVLHTTGLVTRARDGRHVLYRRTPLGDRLLHP encoded by the coding sequence ATGATCAGCTTCGGGCTCGACGCCGACGACCTCGCCGACACCCGCTTCGCGCTGTCCCCGCTCCAGGACACCGTGCTGAGCCTGCGCGTCCTGCGCGAGCCGGGGCTGTCCGTGCTCCACACCCCCTGGCGCCGGTCGGTCGTACAACGCATCGGCGGCACGCTCGACACGGCGCTCCTCACCGCGCTCGTCGCGCAACACCGCACGCTGCCGGACTTCCTGACCCCCCGCCCCGAGCGGTTCTCCGCCACCTTCGTCGAGGAACTGGCCGTCGTACGCCGCACCCCGGCAGCCATCGTCCGCCGGGACCTCATCGACGCGCACGACCCCGACCCCCTTCCCGCGCCCCTGCTCGCGGCGATCGCGGACGAGGGCGCCGTCATCGCCCTGCGCGACACCATCTGCGAGTTGCTGCACCACTACTGGACGCTCGCGATCCAGCCGTCCTGGCCGGCGATGCGGCTCGTCCTCGAAGCCGACATGACCTACCGGGCCCGGCAGCTGGCCGTCGGCGGCGCACGGCGGCTGTTCGCCGACATGCATCCCAACCTGCGCTGGGAAGGCGGGATCCTGCGCATCGACAACGTCTTCGGCGACTTCCACATCCCGGCGGCCGGCCGCGGACTGCTCCTGGTCCCCTCCGTCTTCGCCCACAAGCCCGCCCCGCCCGTGACCGCCGACCAACCCCCGGCCCTGGCCTACCCCAGCAGGGGCGTGGCCACCCTGTGGTCCACCCCGCGCCCTCCCGACGCCACCGGGCTCACCAAACTCCTGGGCGCCCCCAAGGCCACCCTCCTCGCGCTCCTGGAGGCCCCGCTCCCCACCGTCGAGATCGCCCGCCGGCTTCAGGTCACCCCCAGCGCCGTCTCCCAGCACTTGGCGGTCCTCCACACCACGGGCCTGGTCACCCGCGCCCGCGACGGCCGTCACGTCCTCTACCGCCGCACCCCTCTCGGTGACCGGCTCCTCCACCCGTGA
- a CDS encoding MFS transporter: protein MATLAAPAAPTGPAAPAAPPVAATLAAQAAPADAAAAADPARTPGPAAPPAPAAPTAPAASAASAGLDRRMIALLALTCAIAVGNIYFPQAVSPLVAAGLGTSPDKAALVVTATQIGYTAGIFLLVPLGDRFPYRRLLVTLLAASGAALLAASLARSLSQLVVASALVGVTTTSAQLIGPMTVGLVAEGRRGVVMGTLLSGSIGGMLLARTFSGAVGERFGWRAPYLVAGVVVLGLAVVLARALPTLTAIGPGSGSGSGSGPRVPLRTLPIRPLRLLRAEPELRRSACYQAALFGGFSAVWTCLALLLTGPLYGFGPQALGLVALTGVITMACTPLAGRIVDRLGPDPVNLACFLATLAAAAVLAVGARGGTAGLVALVLGTLLLDTAMQCGMIANQARFYALRGDSRSALNTAYMTCAYLGGSAGSWLGLQVHRHGGWLGVCLMLALLTAPAMDSARRVRAAKRQVGFPPALRTSERFH from the coding sequence GTGGCGACACTCGCAGCCCCGGCGGCCCCCACCGGCCCGGCAGCCCCCGCGGCACCCCCGGTTGCGGCAACGCTCGCGGCTCAGGCGGCTCCGGCAGACGCGGCGGCAGCCGCCGACCCCGCACGCACGCCCGGCCCCGCCGCACCCCCGGCACCCGCCGCACCCACGGCCCCCGCCGCGTCGGCCGCGTCGGCCGGGCTCGATCGGCGGATGATCGCGCTCCTCGCGCTGACCTGCGCGATCGCCGTCGGCAACATCTACTTCCCGCAGGCCGTCAGCCCGCTGGTCGCCGCCGGGCTGGGGACCTCGCCCGACAAGGCCGCCCTGGTGGTCACCGCCACGCAGATCGGCTACACCGCCGGCATCTTCCTGCTGGTCCCGCTCGGCGACCGGTTCCCCTACCGCCGGCTCCTCGTCACCCTGCTCGCGGCGAGCGGCGCGGCGCTGCTCGCCGCCTCCCTGGCCCGCAGCCTGTCCCAACTCGTCGTCGCCAGCGCCCTCGTCGGCGTGACCACCACCTCCGCCCAGCTGATCGGCCCGATGACGGTGGGCCTGGTCGCCGAGGGGCGGCGCGGTGTGGTGATGGGCACCCTGCTCAGCGGCTCCATCGGCGGCATGCTGCTGGCCCGCACCTTCAGCGGTGCGGTCGGCGAGCGGTTCGGGTGGCGGGCGCCCTACCTGGTGGCCGGGGTCGTGGTGCTGGGCCTCGCGGTGGTGCTGGCCCGCGCCCTGCCGACCTTGACCGCCATCGGACCCGGGTCCGGGTCCGGGTCCGGGTCCGGCCCCCGGGTGCCCCTCCGCACCCTGCCCATCCGGCCGCTGCGCCTGCTCCGCGCCGAGCCCGAGCTGCGGCGCTCCGCCTGCTATCAGGCGGCCCTCTTCGGCGGGTTCTCCGCCGTCTGGACCTGCCTGGCACTGCTCCTCACCGGTCCGCTCTACGGTTTCGGCCCGCAGGCCCTCGGGCTGGTGGCGCTCACCGGGGTGATCACCATGGCGTGCACCCCGTTGGCCGGCCGGATCGTGGACCGCCTCGGCCCCGACCCGGTCAACCTGGCCTGCTTCCTCGCCACGCTCGCGGCCGCCGCCGTCCTCGCCGTCGGCGCCCGCGGCGGCACCGCGGGGCTCGTCGCGCTCGTCCTCGGCACGCTGCTGCTCGACACCGCCATGCAGTGCGGCATGATCGCCAACCAGGCCCGCTTCTACGCCCTGCGCGGCGACTCCCGCAGCGCGCTCAACACCGCCTACATGACCTGCGCCTACCTGGGCGGCAGCGCCGGGTCCTGGCTCGGTCTGCAGGTCCACCGGCACGGCGGCTGGCTCGGCGTCTGCCTGATGCTGGCGCTGTTGACGGCTCCCGCCATGGACTCCGCCCGCCGGGTGCGCGCCGCGAAACGCCAGGTCGGATTCCCGCCAGCCCTCCGGACCTCCGAGCGATTTCATTGA
- a CDS encoding SDR family oxidoreductase — protein sequence MDENTVALVTGGSRGIGAAIALRLAEDGFDVAITYVNGEDAAAAVVGKVEALGRHAIAVRADAADPAAAALAVERTLQRFGRLDALVNNAGVGVIGPLDGLELADVDRVLAVNVRASFLAAQAAAGRMGPGGRIVNIGSCMAQRVPGPGGTLYAMSKSAMIGLTKALARELGGRGITANVVHPGPVDTDMNPADGPYAGPQAEMTALGRFAAAPEVAAVVSFLAGPEAAYVTGAEFAVDGGHAA from the coding sequence ATGGACGAGAACACGGTGGCCCTGGTGACCGGCGGAAGCCGCGGAATCGGGGCGGCGATCGCGCTACGGCTCGCCGAGGACGGGTTCGACGTGGCGATCACCTATGTCAACGGCGAAGACGCGGCGGCCGCCGTCGTCGGGAAGGTCGAGGCGCTCGGCCGGCACGCCATCGCCGTACGGGCCGATGCCGCGGATCCGGCGGCCGCCGCCCTGGCGGTGGAGCGGACCCTGCAGCGGTTCGGGCGGCTCGACGCACTCGTGAACAACGCCGGCGTGGGGGTGATCGGGCCGCTCGATGGACTGGAACTCGCCGACGTGGACCGGGTATTGGCGGTCAACGTGCGCGCGAGCTTCCTGGCGGCGCAGGCCGCGGCCGGGCGGATGGGCCCCGGCGGGCGGATCGTCAACATCGGGAGCTGCATGGCCCAGCGGGTCCCCGGCCCGGGCGGAACCCTGTACGCGATGAGCAAGTCGGCGATGATCGGCCTGACCAAGGCACTGGCCCGGGAGCTGGGCGGGCGCGGGATCACCGCGAACGTCGTGCACCCCGGGCCGGTGGACACCGACATGAACCCGGCGGACGGCCCCTACGCCGGGCCGCAGGCGGAGATGACCGCCCTCGGGCGGTTCGCCGCCGCGCCGGAGGTGGCGGCCGTGGTGTCGTTCCTGGCCGGACCGGAGGCCGCGTACGTCACGGGCGCCGAGTTCGCCGTGGACGGCGGCCACGCCGCATAG